A single window of Methanoculleus sp. SDB DNA harbors:
- a CDS encoding ABC transporter ATP-binding protein: MPVIRLEDVSKVYPLPFGDVVALDHVTLDVEKGEFIAIMGPSGSGKSTLLNMIGCLDVPTSGNLFIAGRSVREMDDDELTDLRRDTIGFIFQTFNLIPLLTVRENVEYPLVLKERRRDTWGRSEELMAKVGLEDSLAPHKPSELSGGQQQRVAIARALVNNP; the protein is encoded by the coding sequence ATGCCGGTTATCAGGCTGGAGGATGTATCCAAGGTCTATCCCCTTCCCTTCGGCGATGTCGTGGCACTCGACCATGTAACGCTGGATGTGGAGAAAGGCGAGTTCATCGCAATCATGGGGCCCTCGGGTTCGGGAAAATCCACACTCCTGAACATGATCGGGTGCCTTGACGTGCCGACGTCAGGAAACCTCTTCATCGCGGGGCGGAGTGTCCGGGAGATGGACGATGATGAACTTACCGATCTCCGGCGGGATACGATCGGGTTCATCTTCCAGACATTCAATCTCATCCCCCTCCTGACCGTGCGCGAAAACGTAGAGTATCCTCTTGTGCTCAAGGAGCGCCGCCGCGACACCTGGGGGCGGTCGGAAGAACTGATGGCAAAGGTCGGCCTTGAAGATTCGCTGGCTCCGCATAAGCCGAGTGAACTCTCCGGCGGGCAGCAGCAGCGGGTCGCCATCGCACGGGCACTCGTCAATAATCCGG
- a CDS encoding cation transporter: MDYGRVQRTLFIILILNLIVAGLKAVFGLLAGSVSMVADAFHSTLDSASNIIGLVSTQIAKQPPDGRHPYGHGKFETFGTLLIGGILLVTAAWILYEGANRLLTSSAPSITLLTVAVLVATIGINIIITRYERRVGEDIGSQILIADSEHTKSDVLVSLSVLAGFGAVSLGFPAADPLIAFGIAAVIGRMGIRIIREAGDVLTDAVIVDCEDQITRIMHQIPGVRGYHKFRCRGKPGELFADIHIFVDPAITVGEGHEIAEEARVMILDDIEGMADIVVHVDPYTGKEEAGAL, translated from the coding sequence ATGGACTACGGCCGGGTGCAGCGGACCCTGTTTATCATCCTCATTTTAAACCTCATCGTGGCAGGGTTGAAGGCGGTATTTGGATTACTTGCCGGTTCGGTATCGATGGTTGCAGATGCCTTTCATTCGACACTGGACTCCGCATCCAATATCATCGGCCTCGTTTCGACACAGATAGCCAAGCAGCCACCGGACGGACGGCACCCCTACGGCCACGGAAAATTCGAAACCTTCGGTACGCTTCTTATCGGCGGAATCCTGCTGGTAACGGCCGCATGGATTCTCTATGAAGGAGCGAACCGTCTTCTCACGAGCAGTGCTCCGTCTATTACACTCCTGACCGTTGCGGTGCTTGTCGCGACTATCGGCATCAATATCATCATTACCCGGTACGAACGCCGTGTCGGAGAAGACATCGGGAGCCAGATCCTGATTGCCGATTCCGAGCATACGAAAAGCGACGTGCTCGTCTCCCTCTCCGTGCTGGCGGGGTTCGGTGCGGTCTCTCTCGGATTTCCGGCTGCTGATCCCCTGATCGCCTTTGGAATCGCAGCGGTCATCGGGAGGATGGGAATTCGTATCATCCGTGAGGCGGGCGATGTACTGACCGATGCCGTCATAGTCGACTGCGAAGACCAGATTACTCGCATCATGCACCAAATTCCCGGTGTCCGGGGATATCACAAATTCAGGTGCCGGGGAAAGCCCGGGGAGCTCTTTGCAGACATCCATATTTTCGTTGATCCCGCCATCACCGTCGGTGAAGGGCATGAGATCGCCGAAGAAGCACGGGTTATGATTCTTGATGATATCGAGGGGATGGCGGACATCGTCGTTCATGTCGATCCGTATACCGGGAAGGAGGAGGCGGGGGCGTTATGA
- a CDS encoding aspartate aminotransferase has protein sequence MRPLSGKIADIVPSATIEISDTAKRMKREGTDVISLSIGEPDFATPAHITAACIDALRRGETHYTASAGIPELLSAIAEKITRENGFPASPNEVIVSCGAKNAIYEAMEAVLNPGDEVILLDPTWVSYQPCVRIAGGEAIHHPLNATTFQIDDSLLERITPDTRMIVVNSPSNPSGAVLDTASMRLVADICIDHDLVAISDEIYEKLVYDASHLSLAAFDGMQERTITINGFSKAYAMTGWRIGYAVAPDAIIRQMVKVQQHTISHPTTFAMWGAVAALEGDQACVEEMRQSFDERRRFILGELSRTGFQVAPADGAFYAFVKVSGDDMDVARDWLHNGLVAVTPGSAFRAPGWLRISYAADLETLREAMVRINTRIAH, from the coding sequence ATGAGGCCACTGTCCGGAAAGATCGCGGATATCGTACCGTCGGCGACGATTGAGATCTCGGACACGGCAAAACGCATGAAGCGGGAGGGAACCGACGTGATCTCCCTCTCGATTGGCGAGCCTGATTTTGCAACTCCGGCGCATATAACTGCAGCCTGCATCGACGCACTTCGCCGGGGAGAAACACATTATACCGCGAGTGCCGGGATTCCGGAGCTTCTTTCGGCCATTGCTGAAAAAATCACACGGGAAAACGGTTTCCCCGCCTCACCGAACGAAGTTATCGTCTCCTGCGGGGCAAAAAACGCGATATATGAGGCGATGGAGGCGGTGCTCAATCCGGGAGACGAAGTCATCCTCCTCGATCCCACCTGGGTATCGTATCAGCCCTGCGTCCGGATCGCGGGGGGGGAGGCAATCCATCACCCCCTCAATGCCACGACCTTCCAGATCGACGACTCGCTCCTTGAGCGCATCACGCCGGACACCCGGATGATTGTCGTCAACTCGCCGTCAAATCCTTCCGGCGCAGTACTTGACACCGCGTCGATGCGGCTCGTCGCTGATATCTGCATCGATCATGATCTGGTTGCCATATCGGACGAAATCTACGAAAAACTCGTCTACGATGCCTCTCACCTGTCGCTTGCTGCATTCGACGGCATGCAGGAGAGAACCATTACGATCAACGGATTTTCCAAGGCATATGCGATGACGGGGTGGCGTATCGGTTATGCCGTCGCTCCCGACGCAATCATCCGCCAGATGGTGAAGGTGCAGCAGCACACGATCAGCCATCCGACAACATTTGCGATGTGGGGGGCGGTGGCCGCACTGGAGGGTGATCAGGCATGTGTCGAAGAGATGCGGCAGTCATTCGATGAGCGCCGCAGGTTTATCCTGGGTGAACTTTCCCGGACAGGTTTTCAGGTGGCTCCTGCCGACGGTGCTTTTTACGCATTCGTGAAAGTGTCGGGTGATGACATGGATGTCGCGAGGGACTGGCTTCATAACGGGCTGGTGGCGGTCACTCCCGGCTCCGCATTCCGTGCCCCCGGCTGGCTCCGCATCTCGTACGCGGCGGACCTTGAAACCCTCCGCGAGGCGATGGTGCGTATTAACACCCGGATCGCCCACTGA
- a CDS encoding 6,7-dimethyl-8-ribityllumazine synthase, whose translation MAIQLGFVVSEFNRDLTYMMEIEGEEHAKFLGAEVAERLYVPGAYDMPLAIKKLLKDGKVDAVVTIGCVIEGATQHDEIVVQHAARKIIDLSLEYDKPVALGISGPGMTRLEASERIDYARRAVESAVKMVQRLQ comes from the coding sequence ATGGCAATACAGCTTGGATTTGTAGTCTCGGAATTCAACCGGGACCTGACCTATATGATGGAAATTGAGGGCGAAGAGCACGCAAAGTTCCTTGGTGCCGAGGTAGCTGAACGCCTGTACGTCCCGGGTGCGTACGACATGCCGCTGGCAATAAAAAAGCTCCTAAAAGACGGTAAAGTCGACGCAGTCGTGACAATCGGCTGCGTGATCGAGGGAGCGACCCAGCATGATGAGATCGTCGTGCAGCATGCGGCGCGGAAGATTATCGATCTCTCGCTTGAGTACGACAAACCGGTTGCACTCGGGATATCCGGCCCCGGTATGACCCGCCTGGAAGCGTCCGAACGCATCGATTATGCCCGGCGTGCCGTTGAATCGGCTGTAAAAATGGTTCAGAGATTACAATGA
- a CDS encoding riboflavin synthase (catalyzes the formation of riboflavin and 4-(1-D-ribitylamino)-5-amino-2,6-dihydroxypyrimidine from 6,7-dimethyl-8-(1-D-ribityl)lumazine), producing the protein MKIGVADTTFSRVNMGAVAVDELKRHASIAIERSTVPGIKDLPVACKKLLEERRCDLVMALGMPGGKEKDRLCAHEASQGLILCQLMTNRHIIEVFVHEDEAADDAELAWLAEQRTREHAVNAVKLLTRPGDLIKDAGTGQRQGFPDAGPARR; encoded by the coding sequence ATGAAGATAGGCGTTGCGGACACCACCTTTTCCCGCGTGAATATGGGTGCGGTTGCCGTTGACGAGCTCAAAAGGCATGCGAGCATCGCCATCGAGCGATCCACGGTACCCGGAATAAAAGATCTCCCGGTCGCCTGTAAAAAGCTCTTGGAGGAGCGGCGGTGCGATCTGGTGATGGCGCTCGGGATGCCGGGCGGCAAGGAAAAAGACCGGCTCTGTGCTCACGAGGCATCGCAGGGGCTAATCCTGTGCCAGCTCATGACGAACCGGCACATCATCGAGGTGTTCGTACACGAGGACGAAGCAGCGGACGACGCCGAGCTTGCCTGGCTCGCAGAACAGCGCACACGCGAACACGCGGTGAATGCCGTAAAACTCCTCACGCGCCCGGGAGACCTTATAAAAGATGCCGGGACCGGCCAGCGGCAGGGATTTCCCGATGCAGGTCCCGCCCGGCGCTGA